CTTGTCGGTGTCGATGTGGACGCGGTTTTCTTGGCGACCGGACGTTCTCGAATTGAGGCTCTAATAGAGCCGTCTTCCGTAGATCCGCTTTTGCTTCATGCCTCGCTTCCGATCCTACCGTTCGCAGACGAAACCTTTGATCTCGTTACCTGCTTTCTCGTTATGCCGCATGTTCCTGATGACACAACCGCATTAACTGAACTGGCGCGGGTCTTGAAACCCGGTGGAACCCTCGCGATTTCTGGGCACGGCATGGGGTTTCCACTCAGGTATCTCAAACGTTTCAAACTCAAGCCGTTACAGATGTATCTCGCGAGTCTGATTTATGGATGCACTGGAAAAAAGTGGATTCGGAACACACTGCAGAACGATAAAATGATCTGTGACATCTTAGCGCGTATCGGTGTGGTGCCAGAAATGCGGCACTCTAACAAAAAGGTGCTTGGATGCGTTGCGACTTACTGGATTAAGGCGATTAAGAGTGAGGTGAGTCCTAAAGCGACACAGTAATAGGAAAAGATCGAGAATTTCCCTCGGTTGAGTATCACCAGGAGGAACCGCAGCGCCATATAGCCGACAATAAACGAGGCAAGCATCCCAGATCCGACAATGTAAAGCGGTATTGTGGTGTCTCCGACATCTCGGATTTTGAGCGCAACCGCACCGAGTATCGCAGGAATTGAGAGTAGAAACGAGTATTCGGCGGCGGTTTTAGCGGGAATCCCCAGGAATAGTGCCAGCGAGATTGTTGTACCGGAACGGGAGATGCCGGGTGTAATTGCACAACCTTGCGCGATGCCAATAAGCGGCGCATGCCACGTCTTTAGATCTTCCGTAGATGCGTCCGGAGAATCCGGTTTCTCTCTGCGGAGTCGCGGGAGTTGGAGTATAACACCGGTGAGGATTAACATGACGCTCACGATACGGACTTCGTCGAAAAAAGACTCTAATTGCGTCTTGAACACCACTGCAATAATGCCCGTCGGGATGGAACCGATGAATATCAGCCATATAAACTTGAGTTCTGCTGATGTGTTGAGCATTGACTTCGGGGGGTTCCGCCAAAATTGGGTATCCGCGACCGCAGAAAGTCCACCTACCACTAACCTCCCTATCGCATCACGATACGCGACGAGAACAGCGGCTAATGTACCGACGTGGAGCATCACATCAAAAAAGACGAGGGGTTCCTTGAGTCCGAGGAATTGCTGTGCCAAGACGAGGTGTCCTGAGCTACTGACGGGTAGGAATTCTGTTAAACCTTGTAAAATCCCGAGAAGAATCGCTTCAAGAAATGTCATGTGGTTATTGTAGCACTTAAAACGTTGGCTTTCAATGCTAAATTTTCGCACAATTGCTGAAATGCAGAAGCAGCCTGCAACATCGGCGCAGGCGGATTTAAGAGAGTAACGTTAATGTCGAAACGCACGTTATTCCTCCGCAAGGTAAAATTAAAAGTATAATGTGTTGACGCTGTTCCAGATTTGTGTTAAAATTCTTGTTAAAATGCTGAAGGAGGCACAAGGATGCGTAGAAATCTATTCCTGTTGGGGCTTACGGCGATCTGTGTATTTGCGGTAAGTCTCTCGTATGCTATTGAGGAAGGGGACATCCTCGTCTATTACTCTTTTGACAAGTTGAGTGGTGATAAAGTCCCCGATGATTCCGGCAACGGTAATGACGCAGTATTGGCTGGAAAGGGTTCCCTCGTTGATGGGGCATTCAATAAAGCTATCCATCTGAACGGTGGGGTCGTTGTAATGGAACAGAATGACTTTATCGTTCCAATCGGTGAGAAGACAGAGATTACAATGGAAGCATGGTTTTTCCTGAACCAGCACGCTGCGTATGATGGGATCATCTCGATTGAAGCCGCTGCCGGTGGATGTTGTGAATTCCGGACGATGGTGAACCCCGGTTTCAACCCGTTTTGGGATGCTGGGCATCACGCCGACAAAAGTCTTGGCAACTTCAAATTTGAATTGAAAGAGTGGTACCACTACGTTTTGGTTGCCGATGGGAAAGATGGCAAAATCTATGTCAACGGTAAATTTATCGGTGAGCAACCAGAAAACTTTAAGTGGCCCAAGTTCAAAGAAGCAGCAATTTACATCGGGGCAGGCGAGAATCCGAACCTACACAAAGTCGAGGACGCAATTATAGATGAAGTCGTCATCTACGCCAAGGCGTTGACTGAAGAAGAGGTGCGAGAATCAATGGAACTGAGTGTGCCAGTGGTGCTTGCTGTTGATGCCCGCGATAAATTGGCGGTGACGTGGGGAGAATTGAAAACCGATTTCTAACGTAACTTGTAGGGCGAGGCACTTCTACCTCAGCGGAAGCATGCCATCATGATGAGCGTGATCGCATGACTTCCGAAGCCCTACACCCATTCGGAGGTGCTATGAAGTTAGGATTCTTATCAAAAATTTTTGAAGGTGCGCTGAGTATTGAAAAAACATATAACCAATGTGATCAGGCACTGAGTGAACTAAAAGCCTATAACGAAAAACGCAAAGAGGCGGGTTTTCAGATCTCAACTGAGGAAAAAGAGGCATTAGACGAGGTTGTCAACACGGCTATTACAAATGCTACCCGTATCATTGATAAAGAAGGTGAACGGAATTGGCCCGGTGTGTTTCGGGAAATGCACGCGAATTTGGCACACCTCTATTTGGAACTTGACGAACACGATAAAGTTCGAGAGGAGTGTGAACGCCTCCAAGGCTATGGCGAAGCCGGTAGGCTGGATGCCGATGAGGTGCTGGAGAGCCTCAAGGAGAAAGAGGAAGGCGAGAGCACGTCTTAACAGCAAGTTTTAATAGTTTTCGGTTCGCCCGCTGCGCAGGCTTTCAGTTATTAGTTTTCAATGAAGAGGTGTTTTTGCTTGGGGGTTTCCCTTGTTTAATAAAACCCTCTTGTAACCGACAACTGACAACTGACAACTGACAACTAATTTAAAAAATGCAATTCCTAAACCCCGCCGCGTTTTATCTACTCGGTATTATTCCAATCGTGCTGGCTCTTCACTTCCTGAAATTACGCCGCCACACCCGCCTCGTTCCCAGCATTATGTTTTGGCTCTCCACCGACGAAGACCGGAGAGCAAATATCCCTTTCCAACGACTCCGGAACTTACTCCTCCCACTCCTACAGGTGCTGTTTCTGTTGCTCCTTGTATGCAGCGTCGCGCGTCCCGCCCTGCGTAGACCCGGATTCATGCCCGGTAAAGCAATCCTCATCGTTGATAATTCGGCGAGTATGTCGTCAAAGGAGATGGGAGAAACCCGACTCACACTCGCAAAACAGGCAGCGCAGCAGTATGTTAAAGAGGTCGCCGCGAGGGGTGGGATGATGCTCATGGTGACGAATTCCCCTGAAACCTACATCCAACAGGCTTTTACAACGGATACCTCGAAACTCCATCAAGCGATAGAAAGTATTGCTGAGACACATACCCCGCGAAATCTACGTCCCATCTTTGATGCCGCAACACGCTATGCGGATTCGCCACAGGATAAGATTGTCTTTATCAGTGATACATTTGAAAACCTACCGGATGTATCGCTACCGGTGCAGGAAATCGGCGTCGGTGGAGATGCAGAGAATGTCGGTATCGTTCGGTTCAGCGTTGAAATGTTAGCCGATCGTTACGAAGTCCTCATCGGCATTCAGAATTTTACGGATACACCGAGGGAAATCGACGTTCAATTGGCGGTGGAGACTGTTCCGCTTGATGATAGAACGGTGTCTGTTCCGTCCGACGCGACCAGATCGGTACTGTTTTCAGGGGATCCGAGCGGTTTAGAGGGAAAGATTCTTAGCGGTCACCTCGGTGTGGATGACGACTTTCCGCTTGATAACAGTGCATGGGCACTTCTCTCGCCTGTTCCCTCACTGCGGATTTCGCTTGTGAGCGACAATCGAAGATCGTTGTTACCCGAACTATTGAAGTCTTATGGTGATAACGTGCAACTACATTTGGTTAATCCAGTGGACTATCACGGCACTGGTGATGCGGATGTCGCAATTTTCGAGGGTGACACGCTCGCCGGACGCGAGGCTTTCGGACGCTCCATATTATATGAAGCGTCCGAAATTGCCTCTGGAACGGCTTTGGTCTTCATAGCTCCTGGTGACAATTTCCCTTTCATTCGAGAAGATGCATCGATTGTTGAAACCGAGAGGACACCTGTGCGCGTTATCAAAGAGGATGTGAATCACCCGCTCATGGAGAATGTATCGCTGCAGGGATTACAAGTGAGTGAGTCTACACACCGAGTGTTGCCACTCTGGGGGCATTCGCTTGTTGAAACGGAGAAAGGCGCATTGATATGGAGCGGTAGCAGATTGGGCACTCGGCTCCTTGTTTTTGAGTTCGATGCGTTTAACCCCGAAATCTCTAACTTTGCACTGACGATTCCCGAAGTCCCACAATTTATCTATCAGTGTTTAGCGTGGTTTGAAGCCGGAACTGCTCCGCTCCAACCCCTCCAATCTCAGAAAAGTCGGACTCGGCATGCCTTCCGAACTGGAGAAGTGGTGAACGTCGCTTTGACACGTGAGGGACGCACGCTGCACGTGCAGAAACCGGATGGAACGGCGGTTAGAGTGGACAGTCCGATATACGACGAGACAGATCAGATTGGGGTCTACACCCTTTTCGAGGACGATACACAGCTTGAGCGGTTCACGGTCAATTTGCTGAACCCTACGGAATCTGCGCTGTCCTATTCTCCAACAGTCCAGATTACAGAGCCTTCAGTGGATGTAGTGGCTGGATTACAACCGATGGCGCAGGAGATATGGCGTTGGTTCGCGCTTGCGGCGTTCCTGCTTCTCATGTTGGAGTGGTGGTTCTACCATCGGAGTAGCGTGTAATAGGAAATAGAAACGGGCGGATACAGAGAACCGCCCGTGGATTTAGTGATATTCAACTTAATGGTTACGACTTCACTCAATTAATTGATCGCACTCAGAATTGTCTGAAGCAGTTGGGCTTTTGGTTTCACTCCTCCTAAACGACCTACAACCTTTCCATCTTGGAACACAATATAAGTCGGATGTGCCCTAACCTGATATTTTCCGGTTGTTTGTCGACTCTGCGCGACATTCATTTTCGCGACAACAAACGTGTTCCTGTTCTCTAAAGCAATTTCGGCGACAACTGGCGCCATCTGTTTACAGAACGGTCAGCCGTCCTTTACAAACTCAACCACGACAGGTATTTCGGAGTTGAGCACAAGGGAGTTAAACGTCGCATCGGTGACTGCAAAAGGAATACCGGAGGTTTTACTGGCAGTGGTAAACCGAAGGTTGATGTCGGTTGAGTTGCCCGCAGCGTCCTCGACTTTCCCAGCAATGATGTATGTTATCTCGTTATTAAGTGCTTTGCCTTTGACGAGTTCAAGTGTCCCTTTCTTACCATCAACTTTGCCGAGCCAACCCGCGTCAACACCTGCTACCGTTCGCAGTGCAATATTACCGGTTACCTCTTCGCTGAATTCAACTTCGATCCGTCCGCTGCTGTTCAGTGCATCGGGGTCAACGTCCTTATCACCGGCATTGACGGTTCCACTGGTAATTTCGGGGGCTTCGGTGTCTGGGACTTCGACGGTATAAGTGAGCGTTTGGCTCCCATCTGCCCAAGTGACGGTCAGTGCAAGTGCGCCTGGGTCGAACGGACCCGTGATTCGCACCCGTTTGCCAATAGTTGTGGCATCACCTGTACTCACTGTAACATCCTCTGGTGTGTTGTCAAAGGTGAGGGTGATGGTATCGTCGACGGCAATTTCCGATCGAATGACTGGGGTTACGCTAACAAACGCTGCGGGGGTTTTGATGGTATAGTTGAGCGTCTGGCTCCCATCTGCCCAAGTGATTGTAAGTGCGAGTGCGCCTGGGTCGAAGGGACCTGAGATTTCGACAGTTTTGTCAGTGACTGTAGCATCACCTNNNNNNNNNNNNNNNNNNNNNNNNNNNNNNNNNNNNNNNNNNNNNNNNNNNNNNNNNNNNNNNNNNNNNNNNNNNNNNNNNNNNNNNNNNNNNNNNNNNNNNNNNNNNNNNNNNAGTGATTGTAAGTGCGAGTGCGCCTGGGTCGAAGGGACCTGAGATTTCGACAGTTTTGTCAGTGACTGTAGCATCACCTGTGCTTACCGTGATGTCTTCTGGCGGATTGTCAAAGGTGAGGGTGAGGGTATCATCAACAGTGAGTGTCGAGTCGGCTGTTGGATTCGCGCTAACGAATGCTGCCGGAGGTCTGATGGTATAGTTGAGTGTCTGGCTCCCATCTGTCCAAGTGACGGTCAGTGCGAGTGCGCCTGGGTCGAAGGGACCTGAGATTTCGACAGTTTTGTCAGTGACTGTAGCATCACCTATGTTCACCCNNNNNNNNNNNNNNNNNNNNNNNNNNNNNNNNNNNNNNNNNNNNNNNNNNNNNNNNNNNNNNNNNNNNNNNNNNNNNNNNNNNNNNNNNNNNNNNNNNCTCGCAATGAGGGTCAAGTCAAGGATATTGACGATCCCGTCACTGTTGACATCTGGGTTAGGGGTCTGATCTGCTGTGGGTGTCGTGCCGAAGTTTGCCGCGACGAGCGTTAGATCCAGGATATTTATCACTCCGTCGGCGTTGACATCGGATGCTCTTAATGTGTCGAGATCCGCGTCTTGTGTATAGCCTACGGTTGAATAAGTGAGAATCATACAGGTCGTTAAAAATAAAAAAGTGATTTTTCTCATTTTTTCTCCTCCGTTTCTTCAATCTCTAAGATTCCAAGGATTCGTTTCACCAGCTCAGCTTTAGGCATTGCCCCAACGAAGCCCTCGACCATCTCTCCGTCCCTGAATACGATATAAGTGGGCGTTCCGCGAATGTTATATTCAGTTGTTTTATCGGGTTGCGTCCTTACATCCAACTTCACGAAACTAAAGACATCTCGATATTCCAAGGCAACTGCTGCGACCACCGGGCGCATCAATATGCAAAAGGATCAGGTATCGTCTTTAAATTCTACCACAATAGGCAGTTCAGAACCCAAGACAATAGCGTCAAACGTGGCATCCGTGACTTCAAACGGGATGCCAGATCTGCTACCAAAATGGCTCGCGACGAGTGTCAGATCGAGGATATTGACAGTGCTATCACCGTTGACATCTATGTTAAAGGTCTGATCTGCTGTGGATGTCGTGCCGAAATTTGCCGCGACGAGTGTCAGATCGAGAATGTTTACCACGCCATCGGCAGTTGATTTCTTGTGTGTAGCCTATAGTTAAGAAATTGATCAACATTAAACAGGTCGTTAGCAGCAAAACCGTAATTTTGTTCATCTCTTTTTCCGTAGGGGTTATATTTTTGCGTGATGCCATTCTTGGACGGCTTCGGGAATCGCTTGCAAATTTTCGATAGTTGTCTGAAGTGGGATTGCACACTCCGGTCCGATCAATGGAACACCCGCATCAAGGTTTTTCACGACTTCTGCTTTAACGTCTTCTGGCTCTTTAGAAAAGAGGGTTTCGGGATTGTTAATGTTTCCGACAAGCGCAATGCGCTCCTGAACAATGTCCATGGATTCCTGCGGTTCGTTTTTGGAATCGTAGTGAAAGGCAGACATACCGGTTTGTGCGATGTATTCCATTCTGTCAACCGTGCGACCGCAGATGTGCAGGATTAAAGGGATAGGGATGCGTTCAACGAATTCGATGTGAAGGTCCCGAAGGTAGCGTTGATAGTATTCACCGCTGACGAGATCGCCTGTAGCGTGGTCAGGGAGCGTCAGCGCGTCGGCACCTGCCTCGATTTGTGCGACCCCGAATTGCACAGTGGCTTCCTTCATCCGATCGAGGGAAAGTTTCGTTTTACCCGGATCGTCAAGCGAGAGCAACAGGAAAGGTTCAACCCCGAAGCAGTGGTAGCCGAGAGACCAAGGTCCCATTGTTTTTCCAATGATAGCGACATCATTGCCGTATTCTTTCTTTAGGATTTTAATCGCTTCCAAGACGCACTGGATGTCTGGATGGGTCAGGAAGTCGTCCGGGACAACGATATCGTCAACGTCTTCCCAGATCGGTTCTCGCATCCTCACCGTGGGCCAATTGTCCTTCTGTTCCCACTGAATTTTGCAACCGAGTGCGCTCGATTCTTGGATGATCGTGAAAACGGGCATGATGGTATCGAAGCCGAGTTCGGTATATCCTGTCGCAGCGAGCCGTGCCATGAGTTCCGGTTCTCGATTCGCTTGTGGAAAGGGAGCCTCCACGAGATCCATCAGTTCAACGGTCGCGACGGAGGTGGGATTACAAACAGGTGTTCGATCGGTGGGTTCATTGCGGAGCGCGGCGAGCACCCGTTCACGTCCCGTCATTGATGTAGGCATCTTCATTTTCCTTTTATGTTTGCTGACTTGGGGCAGAAAGCACCCCGCGTGAGGCACCCATCTCCTCTTTTCGCAAGACGACTCTGACGTTCGGGGCGCGGATCAACAGAAGGCCGATCAGTGCGTCATGGGAATGTCCACAGGCGAAACTGACCGTATCCTTGTTATCGGTTTCGACACTTTCCATTTCACCTAATTTCATCAAGCCGCCTGCAATCGCTGATATCCGTCGTGACGCACCTCTGCCTTCGCCGTTTGCACTCACCTGATACGTGCCGTTTCCCATTGAATCGACGGTGATGATGAGTTGGGATTTCTTGTCCAGTATGTTTAGAGGTCGTGGTTCCGTATCGGTGCTTGATGTGAGTTTGCATGCCTCCAAGAAAACGCGGCGACAGGCAGCTTCGTGGATGTTTTTACACGGGAAATAGAGCAGACCATCGGGGGTTTTTAGCATGCCACCGAGTATTTGCATGGCTTGCACAACTTCCTGAATTCTCTCAGCGGCATCAGTGATTTGGCTATAGGTATGGACAAGAAAGACGGGGAAATCTGTTCCAGTCGTTGCATCGGCAATTTGCTGACAATAGAGTCCAATCGTAATATCGTGGAAGTGTGGATCGATGGGTATGAGTTCAATACGTCTGCCGATGTCAACAATGCGTCCCATTATGGATTTCCTCACAGCGATTAGCGATGGGCGAGTCTACCGCCGTAGTGATTTTCATAAATGTACTTGTAGGCACGTTCTGAGAGCCGCCGCAAGATAAATGTGCGCTGGTTTCTCCAATTCGCAAAGGGTTGCCAGCGGTTTTTGTAACTCGTTTTGGTTCTGTCCTCCATTAGCCCAACGAAAATATAAGGTCTCGGTTTGCCTTGTGGGTCTCGGAGCACTAATATGCCGCCGTCTCCTACCAATCCGTAGACAGTGCCGGTTTTATTATAGACTGCCACCGATGCGGGAATGTAGGTTCTTTTAAAGATATAGTCCCCGTTTTTGAGTTTGAAGTACCATTTCATTTTATCGGAATAAGGGAGTCGTCCGTGCCATAACCGTAGAAAGAACGTGCCGAGATCACGAGCAGATGTCATATTCTTGTAAGTCCGTCCGCTGGTTGGTATGTATTCGACAATCCGTGTCTGTTTAAAGTAGGGGTAATTGGTTCTGAGTATCCGCTCTACTCGGGCAGGTCCACCAAGGAGCCGAATAAAGTAGTTGGTTGATGGATTTGAGCTTCGCTGGATCATGGCTCTCAGGTGTCCCCTGTTTGTATTTGTGTGTGCTTGCCGTTTGTGTTTAACTTCATGAAAATAGGCGAGCATAACGAAGTTCTTAATCAGTGAGGCTGCCATCATCTGCTTCTCTTCGTTAATTGACACCAGTTTTTTATTTTTTGAGATATCATAGACGACGAAACTCGTTCGATCCGTTGATGACAAGGCGCGGCGACTCCGCTTGTTTTTGATATAGATTTCAAAGGTTGCCTCCAAGGGCGAATCGAGCGTCGCTCGGATTTTACTTGGGACACTCCAATATTTTGCCGCTGACGCACTACCTATCGGAAACAGGAGCGCGACCGTCCAACAGATCATGAGAGGGTATAAATTTCGTATATATCTAAGCATGTGACGTCTATTTCCTTTCTCATTCTTCTTTCGCTGAGGGATGAAGTATAGGGTATATAAGTGCAAAAGATGTCTGAGTTGTAAATCACTTGATGCTGGAATTAATATCTGTATTGATAGTTGATAGTTGATAGCACGCCGCTTCACGATCGTTTCGGACAAGAAGGTAATCCCCCGCGAGGGCGGGTGTGTTCCAAGTTCTACCTTTTAGTGGCGCAAAGCGCGCATGTTCTACATGGCTGTCCGGATTTGGATCTACGAGTACAACTTCGCCGGATTCGGTCAAAACGAGAAGAACATCGGAAATGAGGAGCGTCTGTCCATGTCCGTACCTACCTCGTTTCCATTGACGTATACCATCGGCTGGGTTTATACAGGCAAAAATTCCATCGTCTAACCCGTACAGATAGCCTTCGTAGTAAATAATATTAGTGAATTTCGCTTTTAGATATATAGTCTCCCATAGAGTAGAGACGCTGAATTCACCGGTTGGGTTACGAGAAATTTGGAACAGTTTCGCACCGACACCGTAACCGCTTGAAACAAGAAGTTTGTCATCAGGGAGCGGGACCGGTTGCGAGACACATTCGACTGATGGAGTAGGCCACGGTTGCTTCCATAAGAGTTCACCGCTCAACGGTTCATGTGCCGTGACGAGTCCTTGGTTAAAAATTACGATTTGTTTGACACCCGCGAAAGTGGTGAGGAATGGTGAGCTGTAACCACTCTTGATCCTATGTCCTATCCAAACAACTTCCCCGGTTTCTCTGTGATATGCCACCGCACCACCAGCACTGACGACTACGAGGTCATCGAAAACAAGTGGCGAAATGCTTACGCCCCAAGGCGGGGTTTCTGCCTCGTGTTCTTCAAAGATGTTCGTTGTCCAGAGTTGCTCTCCGGTTTCGAGGTCAAGACAGTTGAGAATCCCGGTTGAACCGACGGTGTAAACCCTGTTACCCGAGATCGTTGGTGTTGCTCGCGGTCCCTGCCCAGCGGGAGGTACGTCGTATCTCGCGAAATCTTGATGGCTCCACTTCACGTTACCAGTGTGGAGCTCATAGCAGACCACTTTTTCTTGCTCGCCTTCTTGTTCTTGTGTGATCGCGGAATTACCGGCAATTGCAAATCCTGACCAACCCGCACCCACAGGGCGCCGCCACACTAACTGCGGTGGATGCATGTCCCATTTCAGGTTCAATTGCGTTGTTGATATGATACCATCTCGATTCTGCCCGAGGAATTGGGGATAGTCCTTTGGGGATATATGGGGATCCAGCACGTTTTCAGAACTCAATAGGAAGGTGCTTTGGCTCTCTTGCCACCGCCATTCAAAGATCGGGACGAGGTCGCCGCTGAATCCTTTGAATTCGAAGACGTTGGTGCCGAGAAAAATAACCAAAATGATCGCTGCGAGGGAAATAAACTTCGCTCGCCGTCTCATTTCAGAGAGGAATAACAACCATAGGATACTCAAAGCGATTGTGCCAATCACAATCATGGTGGTTAAGAGAATCCTATCTTGGCGATGACCCGCGTCCGAAATCCATGTCACCAGTGTGCCTAAAACGGCTAAGACGATGACAACCCAAAGAGGCCACCAACGGATTGATTTTGCGGTGTTTTCCACTGTGAGAGTTCCTTTTCCCTTCATGAAACGTGAAATTATGCCGAAATTTCAGCGTTTTACGCTACCATACTAACTATAATAGTGTTTTTTAGTATTATTTGTCAAGAGGAAATTTGTAGGGGACTGGGCTGAAGGCATTTATTCTGCGGTAAATCGTGTGAAACTTTGCATAATAATTGGACGTATGATAAGATATTGGTGTCCAAAGAAAAAGCAGAATTGTGTGAAAGAGGAGAACAGGATGCGTTTTGAGAACAAGGTCGCATTTGTAACAGGGGGCGGTGGACCGTTAGGTATCGGGAGAGCGGCGTGTTTGGCATTTGCCCGTGAAGGGGCGTCTGTCGTTGTTGCGGGCGGTAGGCGCGCAGATGCTGTAGCTGCCGAGATCCGGGCAGACGGCGGAGAGGCACTTGCTGTTCCGTTGGATGTCACCCTGCCTGAGGACGTAAAGGCAGCCGTAAAGCTGGCAGTCAATACGTTTAAACGGATTGATATTCTCTTCAATAACGCAGGAATTCTTGGTAGGCAGCCGTTGTTTGAGGTGACACCAGAGCAGTTTGATCACGTAATGGCGGTGAATGTGAAGGGGTGCCTTCTCTGTGCACAGGCGGTCGCTGAAGTGATGATTCAGCAAGGTATACGAGGACGGATTATTAACAATTCATCTATTTTTGCTGAAGAATCTCACGTCGGTGTTTTGAGTTATTGTGTGAGTAAAGCTGCGCTGAATAGGCTCACGCGGAGTCTCGCCCTCGAACTACGTCCACACGGTATCACCGTGAATGCCGTAGCACCGGGCGGCGGCGCACCCACCGGTATGAATGCTTCACAGAATCTCCCTGAAGATGACACCCTACCGGATTTACCGCCTGCTTCACCCAACGCGCCACCCCTTGAACGGGGCGCAACCGTGTGGGATTATATCGGTGCAGTCTTGTTTCTTGCCTCTGATGAAGCCGCCTATGTTAGTGGTGATATTATCACTATTGACGGAGGAGCTGTTTCGCGTCGATGAATTGTAATTAGGAGAAGACTTTTT
This sequence is a window from Candidatus Poribacteria bacterium. Protein-coding genes within it:
- a CDS encoding SDR family oxidoreductase — protein: MRFENKVAFVTGGGGPLGIGRAACLAFAREGASVVVAGGRRADAVAAEIRADGGEALAVPLDVTLPEDVKAAVKLAVNTFKRIDILFNNAGILGRQPLFEVTPEQFDHVMAVNVKGCLLCAQAVAEVMIQQGIRGRIINNSSIFAEESHVGVLSYCVSKAALNRLTRSLALELRPHGITVNAVAPGGGAPTGMNASQNLPEDDTLPDLPPASPNAPPLERGATVWDYIGAVLFLASDEAAYVSGDIITIDGGAVSRR